One genomic region from Xyrauchen texanus isolate HMW12.3.18 chromosome 4, RBS_HiC_50CHRs, whole genome shotgun sequence encodes:
- the LOC127643092 gene encoding translation initiation factor IF-3, mitochondrial-like isoform X2, with the protein MSLGFLRFVLSQALSRSPLRPISLANLTLTSKPSTLRPAWSYHSILSWQCISFSTDTESGGRDVADPSKETKNLDPKAQVTFTSVGRKIGQRHIQLLGEDGEELGTMHRAEVIRMMDQTGLKLVAINENCDPPLYRLMRGKQIHEEQMKLRVKQKAKTGPVQSKELNFSADISLHDLDTKLRQVVSWLEKKNHVRLTVRSGTDSGTPLDKALSQMVERISVPVGFISKPTVVRRGHAAMCVLRLASAKELQQKEAETSNKTLKPDSDTPTPLSASSTEKPKDSKQQ; encoded by the exons ATGTCTCTGGGTTTCCTGAGGTTTGTTTTGAGCCAGGCACTGAGCCGCAGTCCTCTTCGACCCATCAGCCTTGCAAACCTAACACTGACCAGTAAACCATCAACCCTCAGACCTGCATGGAGCTACCACTCTATCTTGTCCTGGCAATGCATTTCCTTCTCTACAGATACTGAGAGTGGGGGCAGAGATGTGGCAGATCCCTCAAAGGAGACAAAAAATCTGGACCCAAAAGCACAAGTCACTTTTACCAGTGTTGGTCGGAAGATTGGCCAGCGCCACATACAATTATTGGGTGAAGATGGTGAGGAGTTGGGGACAATGCACCGTGCTGAAGTAATACGAATGATGGATCAAACGGGGTTGAAGCTTGTTGCCATAAATGAAAATTGTGATCCACCATTGTACAGACTGATGAGAGGGAAACAGATCCACGAAGAGCAGATGAAACTGAGAGTAAAACAGAAAGCCAAGACag GCCCTGTCCAATCGAAGGAGCTCAATTTCTCTGCAGATATTTCCCTTCATGACTTAGACACGAAACTGCGGCAAGTCGTCAGCTGGCTGGAAAAAAAGAACCATGTCAGACTCACTGTCAGATCTGGAACTGACAGTGGCACACCACTG GACAAAGCCTTATCTCAGATGGTGGAGAGAATATCAGTACCTGTTGGCTTTATATCAAAACCCACTGTGGTTCGTAGGGGTCATGCTGCCATGTGCGTCCTTCGTCTTGCATCTGCCAAAGAACTGCAACAAAAGGAAGCGGAGACTTCGAACAAGACTTTAAAGCCAGACTCTGACACACCAACGCCTCTTTCTGCCTCATCCACAGAAAAACCAAAAGACtcaaaacaacaataa
- the LOC127643092 gene encoding translation initiation factor IF-3, mitochondrial-like isoform X1: protein MMSLGFLRFVLSQALSRSPLRPISLANLTLTSKPSTLRPAWSYHSILSWQCISFSTDTESGGRDVADPSKETKNLDPKAQVTFTSVGRKIGQRHIQLLGEDGEELGTMHRAEVIRMMDQTGLKLVAINENCDPPLYRLMRGKQIHEEQMKLRVKQKAKTGPVQSKELNFSADISLHDLDTKLRQVVSWLEKKNHVRLTVRSGTDSGTPLDKALSQMVERISVPVGFISKPTVVRRGHAAMCVLRLASAKELQQKEAETSNKTLKPDSDTPTPLSASSTEKPKDSKQQ, encoded by the exons AT GATGTCTCTGGGTTTCCTGAGGTTTGTTTTGAGCCAGGCACTGAGCCGCAGTCCTCTTCGACCCATCAGCCTTGCAAACCTAACACTGACCAGTAAACCATCAACCCTCAGACCTGCATGGAGCTACCACTCTATCTTGTCCTGGCAATGCATTTCCTTCTCTACAGATACTGAGAGTGGGGGCAGAGATGTGGCAGATCCCTCAAAGGAGACAAAAAATCTGGACCCAAAAGCACAAGTCACTTTTACCAGTGTTGGTCGGAAGATTGGCCAGCGCCACATACAATTATTGGGTGAAGATGGTGAGGAGTTGGGGACAATGCACCGTGCTGAAGTAATACGAATGATGGATCAAACGGGGTTGAAGCTTGTTGCCATAAATGAAAATTGTGATCCACCATTGTACAGACTGATGAGAGGGAAACAGATCCACGAAGAGCAGATGAAACTGAGAGTAAAACAGAAAGCCAAGACag GCCCTGTCCAATCGAAGGAGCTCAATTTCTCTGCAGATATTTCCCTTCATGACTTAGACACGAAACTGCGGCAAGTCGTCAGCTGGCTGGAAAAAAAGAACCATGTCAGACTCACTGTCAGATCTGGAACTGACAGTGGCACACCACTG GACAAAGCCTTATCTCAGATGGTGGAGAGAATATCAGTACCTGTTGGCTTTATATCAAAACCCACTGTGGTTCGTAGGGGTCATGCTGCCATGTGCGTCCTTCGTCTTGCATCTGCCAAAGAACTGCAACAAAAGGAAGCGGAGACTTCGAACAAGACTTTAAAGCCAGACTCTGACACACCAACGCCTCTTTCTGCCTCATCCACAGAAAAACCAAAAGACtcaaaacaacaataa